AGGGCCAGACCAGACGAATTCGCTTCGACCTCCTATCGTTAATTATACGAGTTCGATTTCACGCTGATAATCTCGAAGGATCCACATACGTATGTGGGGCGCGGTACTATTTTGGAATTCGGTCGGACCACACGCGTACATTCCTTATCGGTTTCGAGCGGATAGTCGCGTGAGATAAAACCAATGTCGCATTATCTGCCAGCATTCCTTGTCCACCGCAGTTACAGGAACTTGTCCCTCCTGCTGGCCAAGGTTGGTCTGGCAACGCGCGCCGATCTATTTACATGTCTGCCCTATCTTAATTACTTACCATTAGATACAATTTGATGTATGGTGTGGGAAACCATAGAATTCAGCTGTAGGACTTCATTCGGAGCATACCCGGAACGCGGGTGGTGCAAACAGAGGGAGTTTCAGGGATGCTTGTGGGGATATGTCACTGAAATATTGAAAAGGATACGAAATATAGACAAGCTCCGAAAGAACGAACGATCCGTGGGACAAACATGTCACTGTCGGTGTCAAGATACGTTTGAAAGTAGCGAGAAGTGAAGTTATCGTTTATTTCTGCGTAACGATTAACTGGAATAAACACACTGGAGCACATTCttctatctaggtgcacggtagtgcaccagccaagttctcgcactacctccttttacacgaaacaacttagccgttttttagaggcttataactcggcactggaggccaTTCGAATTATTTTGAAgatgcaaaatatgaaagaatagctTAtatccagagttgggcaaaaatgttatttgaataaaaatttcgaataaagtaggtttttccaagtgggttgtATCGAAAAATGTGTTCAACAATACCTGTAGATCTTCACATTCTGCGTCTCTTATGTCATACCACTTTTCCTCGTGAAAcgaacggttttcgagaaaattgaggaaacgttaatgttaaattcatttttctggaatatcttctaaactgtttatcgcatcgaaaaatgtgttcaacaaaacctgtagatcttcACATACCGCGTCTcaataaggcaattacagaatgagtaatgtcagcattctactctATTTAGGTAGAAAATGTGGAGCAAAGTCTGTGCGTGGAGCCACCGAGACCGAcaagtatctcgtcggtggtggaacttttagcgatgttggtatttcagatcactgttaaTTCCACGTTATCTCCACGCTCAACTGTTTACAGTTCCCAGTTCCCACTTGCCTATAGAGTGATTGGTCTACTTCTTTACCTCATGTGCTTACATCATAACTGCAAACTTACAGCAGATGGCAGGATAATCTTCGCAAGCGTTTAATGTCGGACAACGCAAAATCTTTTGCTCACGGTGTGCAAGCATTAATCTGGCACagaaacattaaattttgacGCACCACGCTTGGAAAGCTGACCGGCGATTTCACCTAAATTTTCTCACAGTCTAAAAGGTATAGAAATCGATGGATATATACTTTTCTCATATTATGTACTCACAGAATACCATAACCCACGTGAAGTGTATTCCACGCGTCAACCGTAACTTATTTCACATTTCATAACCGAAAGCTCATTTCGTTCTCGCTTTTATCGAACAATTCCTTATATAATTTTCTGCAACGATACATGTGTAATAATTGtatgaatttcgaaaattgtccGTTTAAACATTTGGCGAAgtatttgtaggttatgttgcCAAGGGTCGGTGGCTGATAATCAAACAGAGAAGGGAATTCTACTATTTTATTTGTCTGTTATACATGCGTATTTTGAACATGATTTTTACCAACCCTTTCTGGGAAACGTGCGATATTTAATTCGTATGTGTCGCGTAAATCGAGAGGTGTCTTTTTTTTTAGAATGTCTGGTCGAGAGGGTGGCAAGAAAAAGCCTCTGAAGGCGCCTAAGAAGGAATCAAAGGACATGGACGACGACGACATTGCCTTTAAACAAAAGCAAAAGGAACAACAAAAAGCCCTCCAGGAAGCTGCGAAAAAGGCAAGTCAGAGAGGGCCTCTAGTCACAGGTGGCATAAAGAAATCTGGCAAAAAATGATCTATTCAAGACTGACAAGATCGTATTTTTCATGCGCACTGTGTTTTTTATCGACACAtgattttttatattcattcaagtgTGGATCGGAACATCTGTCGACGCCGTTGCTACAAGATATGGTAAAACCTTTGTAAATAAAACGATCATGTATCAAATCACAGTAGTACACGCATTTAACAGACATTTACATTTCTCCGTTTCGATGCGACGACGTGACGATCGAAGACGAACGATCATCGCCGACGTGTTTCCTACGTATGTATGTACCGTAGTCGTTCGTGCGGCAATGTGATAGCAATAAAAAGATGTTGAAAATCTCCTGGAATAACGTGTTTTGTAGAAATTCGAAACGAGGCGTGATACATCTGCTGAACGACATAACCAGGCGACGGCCATATAATTGTTACAAGATTGGAGTTTTATGATTGCTTAAGACTTGTTCTCATTTAACCGTCAAATAATAAAACCGTTACATCAATTAACCTTGACGCGAAAATACTCTGCTCGATGATTTCGAACGTGTCTCGACGATGCAGTCTCTGAATTTCGATTGATGATGCTGTTGCGCAACGTTATCGATCAAAAGAGAAATACATATGCCGAAAAGATACGATAAACAACATTGCAAACAACATGCGTTTATCGATCGTTCTGCGTGCGAATTTCCGAAATCGGCCGCAAAACATATGTCCATTGACTAAACGTGAATTACAGCTGATTGCCATATGATCGACAGTGCCGGCAACCTTTCAGCAAGAAATCCCTGCGCGTCGATTCCTTCCACATCGGAGTACGGTCGATTCTCCAGGCCAGCGTAGGCGTTCTAAACTACTGATGCGACCGAATTCTTAATTAATTCAATCTCTACACAGTTTTAATTGCGATACGTGTCTTTAACTAGTGTCTAAGCATCGTAGACAATTCGTATCTGTCGTTCTCCTCTGTCCATACTTTTTACGGACTGCGGTGAATCGTATCATTGCGTTATCAGCGAAACTTCGACCATATCCCTTGATAAGAATCGAGCTGCGCCATCGGAAACGTAGATGTCGATGGCGTGGGTGTTTCGAACGAGGAAATTAGCGTTTTTTAGCTCGAGTTTGCTCGCAATTTTCTTCGGACGGTTCTGTGGAGGTCTTTGTGCAACATTGTAGAGAGGGAACTCGTAGTTTATTTTTCGATCGGAGGTTGGCAGTCATGTTGGCCCGCAGAGAGCTGTCACTGGCTGGGTCAGTTGGCAACAGACCTTCGAGGTGGTCGTGAGTGCTTGTGCTGTCGCAGTCTCGTGTCCGTCAAATTTCTCTCGACGGGATTTCGACGCGAAAAGGACAATTGGCAGAAGGGCTCCCAGGCGAATCGTGACAGAGCAGGGACGAGTCTAGGAGTGCGTCGATAGTTCGGAGAAAAGTATGGGGTTGGTCAGGATCATTTGACCCACGGGAACGACTCCAGGCTCGGTGGATCGTGCTACCTCGCTTGATACTACAAATCGGTGAGTCTTTCCAACGATTCCCCGTCTCATTTAATCGGTTGACAGCTTGTTCCTGTGCGTTTGACAAAAGAGGGACCAGAACGGAGTGTGGGcccttctctgtctctctatccTTGTCCGTCCAACAGCGTCCATGGTTTTATGTACCGTGGACGTGTGTGTTGTACGTGGAAGACGTACATACACAGCGACTCCCATAAAAACAGCGAGGTGCCAAACGAAAGCGTGTTTGGCTAACATAGGGCCAGGGTTCAGTGGCGTAGCGATCCGTAATGTTTCGGGTGCTGGCCCTTGGGCGAATGTATCCCGAGTGGAGCAAGTATCGCGAGTAGAAAGTCCATTGGAAAAATCGGTGACGAGGTCCGCGGACCTACTACGTACGGCCCTGCGAGCCACGGACTGTTTTCCCAAAGCGGAAAGTTCTTTCGGTAGGTTTTCACCTGCGGAAGGTCTCGCCTAAAGCTGGGCCCGAGAAAGGGGTCTCGGGAAGGCTGGTGCGCGTTCGTATCTAACCGACAAACGCGTTTCGCGTGTGGCCACAAAGGGACACCATGTTATTCACCTGCATCGCGGTACCATATTGCGTACCTTCGAAGCTTTTTCCAACGCTTCCACCACCCTCGGAGGGTAGAGCTTAACCACTGCGGAGATGATCGAGCGCGATTTCCTGGCCTGACATGTGTGTGGGCCAGCGCAGAGCGCTGCGCCTGTATAAACCTATATGCCTATCGCCGAGTAGGTGTACTCTGTCGCGAGAGAAGGACCGTCCGAGAGAGACAGCACTCTCGGTTTAATGCGTATATCTTGTCCCTCGCCacgcgtatacagggtgtcccggtaTTGATGATACAATCGTGATATGAGGGTGATTCTAGAAAATaagtggaaaatataaaatcaatctctctctctttcagtaGACGCATTctattcgagaaaatcgagtttgaaaattcggtaGATACGGGGGTAGCGAATATACGGATCGTCTGACATGTCCGATCATGATTTTCTAGAAAACAAAGCCTCAAATGAAggacaatttattaaaatcattttctCATGCAGAATCACCCCACGGTTGTACCATCGATAATGGGACACCCCGTATACCTCGGCCCCGGAGCTTCACGCTGGGATCTCGCCGTGAGGGAACCCTTTAAAGCCACTCTGCTCTTTAACGGGTCGCGTTATTTCAAATAATCCCCCACCCCGTAGAATTTAAACATCGCGCCCTAGTAGCGCAAGCTCAAAAAGGTGCACCTCGAATATCTCGTTCCCAAAAAGCTTTCCGCCGCTCCTCGTATTTCGAATTCGTGCTCCGAATGTAGCCGAAGTAGTTTAGTCCAGTTCCGGTGCTCTAAGGGATGACTTCACCCCCCAAGGATCGTTCTACCGTAAATCCTAATTCGGCAAGCTGATAGTTTACTGTATTAGTTATTCGCATCGAGTCTAATGAGGCAGTCAGTTTTGATCTCGAGGAAGTAGTCCCGAAAAGGCTAATTTCTGCACACCCTGTACACCGCAGCGAAAGAAGACAGGATCATTTATTCCAGGCCCCGAACACATTAGTTCGAGGTGCTTTAAGTTTCGTAATGATTACTTTACGCTGTTAAATCATCGTCTGCGTAGCTCGAGGCTAAGCGCGTCGCTTGGGATGTTATCTTCGTCACCTTTTTCTCGCACCTGACTCCGCGTTccgtgaaattcaaacgaataATCCACCTTCGCTGGTCTAGAATCGATTCTCGGGTCGTTTTGTCGCCGACGGGTTGAGAGAAACAATCGCCGGGACAAGCCTATGACGCATTCAACTGCACGCGAACCGCTTGCATATAGGTACAATTTTTTTCAGTTACCATATCACCCTCTCTCTGCCCatttctcttttttatttagCACCACGTTACTTCGCTGCTCCgatgcaatttttcattttatcggCGGCTGGCTTGAGCGCCCGACGTTGTTCGAGAATTTGAGAGATCAATTATATTTAGTAGACTACAACTTCCGTCGCGGTCTGAATATTCGATTGCCATCGCTTTTGCATACACcgattattagactgcaaatctttatgcaGATTCGCAATTTTCATAGATTGTTCTCTAAGATCCGCGATAAGGGAGAAATTAGTTGGCGTTTCGTGAATAAACATCATTACGTAGTTCGTATTAACATAAACGTTCGCACATGCTGTATAAATGCATAGAGGTCCGCAATTATGGATTACTCCGCAACTAGCTCGGCGTCTTATTCCGCGGAAAATGATCCGACGTATACGATGACTTCCTGGTGTAATCTGTGTTCTCTTTTGCCTCCTCAAGGATGACTCTCTTGTTTCGCAGTTGCCCGATAAGGTGTGCATTGTTCAAAGCCATGTCCGCGCGAGTCTCGTACTTTTCGACAGCCTGTACAAACGATAGTCCTCGTGGACGGATGGTTTGGTTGTTGGTGGCACAATCGTGCCTCCGTTTCCTTACCAATCCTCGAGCGATATTGCGTCACAATCGCCGTGACGCATCCGCATCGCACGTGAAACATCGGGGGGCGAGTTAAAGAACCGCGTGTATCACACAAGAGAGAAGCTTGTACGCGGAACGTGCTCCCCAGGGTTATCTTTCGTCGCGACGCGGGTTAGTTTTTTACGAATCGATAGATGAGGTTCTCACACTCGTTCGTCTTCGTACGAGTTTTGGTGTTTTCCAGCGTCTTTGTACGGCGCGAACGCTCGTTGCGTCAGACTTCGAGCACGACCAAAGACACGTGCTGACACACGCAACGCTTCTGCGTCGAGAGCACCGTGAGCAATTACGAAAGAATATATCGCGAGCGCGGTGTGTTGTGCGCTCGCTCTCTAAACAACCGATCGATCGATTCATATGCCTTGCGAACGCGTGCGAGACCGTCGTCGAGCTCGTTCGATCAACGATTCGAGTGTGATTCCAGGTTTCTTtgatctgtttcaattacatGGAACATCGAGGACAGCGTCGAGCTTGTACATATGAACTCGTTAATTCGCGTGACATATTCCGCGGGCCGAAACAGCGGTTTCCAGTCGTCGTTCTTCCGGTATTCTATTTCTATGTATATTTGTCGGTGGACGTTTTCGGCCTCGTCATCGCGCGCGTGCATATATCGCTGCTACCTTGTGCAACGATCAACCGATTTACACCTACACGGAACTGATCCCTTCGCGACTCCCCGTCCCCGGATTGACGGACGCGCTGCAAGAACTGGGTTTTTCGTCGTCCAGTGAACGGGCTTCTGCCGCAATTAATGGCAATCAGCTGCATCGCTTTCGCGATTGCACCAGGCCACCGCTTGCGTCACTGGCCGTAGATAAAAACGATTCTTTGCGACGCTTCTTCCACGTCGCCGAGAACGTTGGACGTTACAAAGAGCGTCGCTGTTTGTTGTCCTTTGAACACGGCCGTTTTTTTCCGAATGCCGGGAAGTCAATCGTAGTCGGTTATCGATCCAACGGCCGGATTAGAGAGAAATCAAAAGCGATCCTCGGGAATTAAGGAAAGCTATCGATCAACCAGATTACGTcgcgtttttttttgttttttccaaTGAGAATCGCGCGGCCACAGAAAGTTCCCTCGGCTCCGATAAGCGTGACACCAGGGAAACTTTCTCGATGATAAAGCGAATAAGGCTCGGCGAAATTGATCGAACGCTTCGGCAAGGATTCATCGGTATTACGTAAACACGATCACGCGCGGGCGCGCGAGCGCGCGGCAAAGTCGTCGAGGAATTATCGTCGATCTTTTTGAATCTCATTTGAACCGCGTCGCGAATCAACGCGGACGTTATTAGCGGTACGCAATGCGGTAACAGTGAAAACGCGGAACCCGCTCGCACGCAACTAGATTTCCGAGGAAAATCGTTGCGGTGACTCGATCACGGAACGGTCCCTGAAATCGCGCGGACCCGAAAAAGGCCCGTTCGATAAACGTCAGCCGACGACACCGCCACAAGGTCCACGCGTTCTTCAAGACCGAGGACAATCACGTTCGACTGCCGTGTTCCGTGTTTCGAAACCGATTGCACAGGAAGCGCTCGTTACGAATTACATAAGTAAACCGCGGCTCCGCGAGTTGAACTGGTGCGTTCCGCTCGAAATTCACGCCATTGAAACCCGGACGTCTCTTCTGACTGCATCGAggtttttaaaaaacaaacgtgaCGGGGAGAATGAGTAACCCTGAATTAGAAAGTCTTCCTGATCGTAGCTATTCGAAATTCCGGCTGTAAGATAAACGTCCATGCTTCTCGTTTTTCTCGTGGATTGTTCGACGACTCTGTACTTTCGAAGGGAGGGCCCTTCGGCGGAGGCGACTCGTAAAAGTTGTCGAAACGCGTGCAGCCTAGCCGCGAGATAAGCCAAGAGCCGGTCGTGTAAACGAGCTGACCCACATCGGCGAAGAACCGTTCGTACGAGCAGGATGTGTACAGTGTACATGCACCGCGGCGCTGCTTGCCGCTTGCGCGCGCTCTGAAAGCCCGTGCGTTCCGTCacgacagaatgtataaattgaAAAAGCTGTTCGGCCGACCTTCCGTCGGCTTCCGGGGGATTTAGGCTCGATTAGCTTTGACGTTGCAtactatacatacatagaatATCTCTGCTCTTTCGAACGGAACAGATCGGGAGAGCTCGGCTGAACCCGTGAACTTTAACCGATCGGAGGACGACCTCGCCGGgaacctttgcgccgatactCGTGCCCGTGATCGTGTCCGTGCGTGCAGTTTCGCTCCCCCGAGGGGTAATGGAGTAATAACTAACGACAGTGTCCCACGGACCCTGTCTCGCGTTTACGATCTGAAAACTGGTACGCCGATGAATCACCGGCCTAATCGCAAAGTTTCCTCGCATGGCTCCACTTTCACGAGCGCAACTAGCACATCCTTCGTGTTTGTGCACGAGTTACGACGCCTCCGGCTCGCTCGGGCTACAGGAACCCGAGCGTTGCAACGGTACACCATAGTTTTTCGTCCGAGCGTCCCGTAAAAATTGCGCCGCAGCTGTCTTGCTCCGCGGACCGAGCAAAACGTCTCCATTGGACGAGCTCGAGACGATCTAAGCGTGCGGGATCGTCCACGATCGATCCTACACGCAGGTTAAATCGCTTAGTACTTTTCGATCGCGCCGCTCGGTCGCATTAAAAACGAATGTAGTCGCACGCGACTGGAAATGGCATCTAGTACGACCACAATCCGACACGGGCCACTTTCGACCGGACATATCAATTTGAAGGAATAAAACGCCGTCTAGTAAATGGCATGAGTCTGTTGATCGTGAAATATCGATTGGCGTGATCCACGAGTGGCCGATTCCAGAGCGGCAGTGCCACCGTTTCGCGTGGTTCGAGAAGTGGCTCGAACGAGTTATAGCTGTTACGGGCCGGAATAATTGTTAATGGTTGGCCATGGTGGAAGGGAGCCGCGGCGAACCGGAATCGATGCGACTCGCATGGAGAGAATACATACTGTGCCTGAGCAGAGTTTCGCAACTAATCGCTTCACGCTGCACCGCTGTCGTTGACAAGGCATAATACCGCGATGCCTTATGTAAGCTCGATACACGCGAGATAGAAGATAGGTGGTGGTGCACGTGTTATCTGAGAGACGAGACCGTTTACCGCAGCCTTGTTCGGGGACGTTGCAGCCCGTGCAGCTGCATTGCACCTCGGCCATCTAACGACACCACATGCGAGCCGACGCGCGGCTTCCTTTGGTATTTATAGGAACTCGTAGCCAAGGTTGACTCTAGATCCTCGCGCGAGCGGATCCGCTTCTTCCTGCTACGATTTCGAGAGAAACTCGGGCGCTTGGCTCGGCGTTCGATTCAATTGGGAAACACCGTGCGCGTTTATTGGGTCGGGCTCACATCTGTGCGGCAACGCGCTGCAAACAGCGGCCAAATGACGTCCGCCCGAATATCGCAGCGTCTTTGTTGCTTCCTCGAAAAACTACGCAGCGAAACTGTAGCTTCCTGCCCCGAGGTTGCATTTATCTCTCGATTATTGGAACGCGCCATCCCGTAACTATCGGTCTCGTTCGCTTTCACCGCGATTCGTTTCGCTAATTATCGTTTAATCGCGGCCTC
The sequence above is drawn from the Lasioglossum baleicum chromosome 8, iyLasBale1, whole genome shotgun sequence genome and encodes:
- the LOC143211300 gene encoding translation machinery-associated protein 7 homolog; translated protein: MSGREGGKKKPLKAPKKESKDMDDDDIAFKQKQKEQQKALQEAAKKASQRGPLVTGGIKKSGKK